CCTTTCTTTCGGGTATTTTATCCAGAATCGCTTCCGCTTTCTTTTTCAATTGAACAATCGATTTATCCGACAATCTGTTTTCAAGCGCCGATATTATTTCCAACTGTGTGAGTTGAATGTTAAGCATCTAATTTGTCAACTGATTTAGTGGCACACCCTGATATTTTGCTTCTCTTTCAAGGCGTTTTTTGAGTTCGGCGGGCATTCTGACTGTGAGCGTGAGGCTTTTATTCATTTTTCGTCCTCCAGATATTGCAGAAATCTCTGGGCGTGACAACCTTGAACCGAAGCCTTTCAGTTCCCCGCCCCTAAAATCTCTGATATTTGAAGTGATCATGTATTCACTGTTGCTGGCAAAGGCGCATTCACACACCATATTGTCGCTCTCATCCGTCAGATTCGGTCGTAGAAGAAAATATATCCGATCAGTAGTGTCCCATCGTCATTGAATGATCGAGTTTTTGCCTGATAAGCTATTGAAATCGTTGCTTGGCATTTGTTTTCTATAATTCAAATCGATAACAGCTAATAATCTCTATAAATCCTTATATATCAGTGAGTTGTGATGTTTTGGCTCATTAACGTTGGGACACTACTGATATCCGATGTTTCTTAGCCAGAAGCGCCAGAAGATCAAGGGCCGGTTGTGTCTCGGGTTTTCACCCCATATCTTTCTACCCAGATTTGCTGTAACAAGCCGCCTATATGTATTCTTTTCTGGGATGCCGGGGGTTCTTATATTTTAGCCGAAATTTCCGTGATAGATACGTGTCCTTTATCATGGTATTTGTACAAGAATTTGGAAAGTGTCTCTAACAAAATCAATCATTGTAGCTACCGTATTGTTAATTGTCTCTTCTGGATTCTCCGCTATAGTTTCTGCATCCAAAATGCCATGTAAATAGCGTGTGACGAGGTAGGTATCATCCGGCTGCACTCGATAATTATTAGCTAATACTTTCCGATTATTATTTGTCAGGTCAATAAGTCTT
This region of Chitinivibrionales bacterium genomic DNA includes:
- a CDS encoding toxin-antitoxin system HicB family antitoxin, which codes for MVCECAFASNSEYMITSNIRDFRGGELKGFGSRLSRPEISAISGGRKMNKSLTLTVRMPAELKKRLEREAKYQGVPLNQLTN